From a region of the Mycobacteroides saopaulense genome:
- a CDS encoding type II toxin-antitoxin system Rv0910 family toxin translates to MSELHSSIDLPYSIDKLWSVLPDLNKYDEWMTIHTGFKGDVPAVEDIKVGTKFSEIVTLMGMANTVEWTVQEFTPAAEVLSAKKGAFKLGGTGMAGVEAIIKSSVEEIDADNTRVNVDSSFTGQMLTGAIGTAIDKAVQEELENSVARLKDLLAKELG, encoded by the coding sequence ATGTCCGAGCTGCACTCCAGCATTGATCTCCCGTACAGCATCGACAAGCTCTGGTCGGTGTTGCCGGACCTCAACAAGTACGACGAGTGGATGACCATCCACACCGGATTCAAGGGCGATGTCCCCGCGGTCGAAGACATCAAGGTCGGTACCAAGTTCTCCGAGATCGTCACCCTGATGGGCATGGCCAACACGGTCGAGTGGACCGTGCAGGAGTTCACCCCCGCCGCCGAGGTGCTGTCCGCCAAGAAGGGCGCCTTCAAGCTGGGGGGCACCGGCATGGCCGGGGTCGAGGCCATCATCAAGTCCAGCGTCGAGGAAATCGACGCCGACAACACCAGGGTGAACGTGGACTCGTCCTTCACCGGGCAGATGCTGACCGGTGCGATCGGCACCGCCATCGACAAGGCCGTGCAGGAGGAGCTCGAGAACTCCGTCGCCCGCCTCAAGGACTTGCTGGCCAAGGAACTCGGCTAA
- a CDS encoding TetR/AcrR family transcriptional regulator — protein sequence MRGRLLDATVDCLVKYGYAGTTTTRVAQRAGVTRGALVHHFQSKSELLGESVRHLAFKQGQEILSELIALDRESDSDFISRCLDALWRMHQGSMFIATMELWIAARTDPELSAQMDQFEFIVMQQFSTLGQSVSQTAEELRIIRNITLTAMDAVRGILVNSMTAPQEVRDQRWARAKAMLLNIVESPTVGAPLDSALRTIDTGRLSLSD from the coding sequence ATGCGCGGCAGGCTGCTCGATGCCACGGTGGACTGCCTGGTCAAGTACGGATACGCGGGCACCACGACCACCCGGGTGGCCCAGCGTGCCGGTGTCACCCGCGGCGCCCTGGTGCACCATTTCCAATCGAAATCCGAGCTTCTCGGAGAATCCGTGCGGCACTTGGCGTTCAAGCAGGGCCAGGAGATCCTGTCCGAGCTGATCGCATTGGACCGCGAAAGCGACTCCGATTTCATCAGCCGCTGCCTTGACGCACTCTGGCGCATGCATCAGGGATCGATGTTCATCGCCACCATGGAACTGTGGATCGCCGCTCGTACCGATCCGGAATTGTCCGCACAGATGGACCAGTTCGAATTCATTGTGATGCAACAATTCTCGACACTTGGACAATCGGTGAGCCAGACCGCCGAAGAACTCCGCATCATTCGGAACATCACCCTCACCGCGATGGATGCCGTCCGCGGAATACTGGTCAACAGCATGACCGCCCCGCAAGAGGTTCGCGATCAGCGCTGGGCCCGCGCCAAGGCAATGCTGCTGAACATCGTCGAGTCGCCAACGGTCGGCGCACCGCTCGACTCTGCCCTGCGCACGATCGACACCGGAAGGCTGAGCCTTTCCGACTGA
- a CDS encoding ABC1 kinase family protein yields the protein MTTPEGAGNDAAPLATGLSENGKSTPVTRESTSEPPSEGAESPPASGAIDIEITRPRVRLHPPPFRVEAGRFALTVSRLAGSGARLLVKPRRGKPLEVRAAHELRRTFALMGPTYVKLGQLIASSPGVFPETLSNEFRTLLDRVPPASSQLIRQTVREQLGADPATIFATFDDHPFASASIAQVHRATLKTGERVVVKIQRPKIRTRLAADVRIIGRLARVIVKTDLGRATNATEIVEDFEQNLNEELDFAAEGHAMEQWIASLADTEYGDKVRVPKVFWEYTTERVLTMEYVEGIRIDNIAELASAGFDGVGLVKAIVYSLFETGFHKGLFHGDLHAGNLLVDSDGRIVFLDFGIVGRIDERSRKIFTEIMVDLFVKNDHAAVSRGIYKLGAIGDRGKSVDPATAGKTISDFTNPLQQSKLSAIEYGQLGKQLAVLAKEYDVRLPRELVLISKQLLYVERYMKLLAPDWALLSDPSFIGYFGNMVIAAEQSRMEDAAARESAGGN from the coding sequence ATGACCACCCCCGAGGGCGCGGGCAACGACGCGGCGCCCCTCGCTACCGGACTGTCCGAGAACGGGAAATCTACGCCCGTCACCCGGGAATCTACCTCGGAGCCACCCTCCGAGGGGGCGGAATCGCCTCCTGCCAGTGGGGCGATCGATATCGAGATCACCCGCCCGAGGGTCCGGTTGCATCCGCCACCGTTTCGGGTGGAGGCGGGGCGGTTTGCACTCACGGTTTCCCGACTCGCCGGATCGGGCGCGCGCCTGCTGGTGAAGCCCCGACGTGGCAAGCCCCTCGAGGTGCGGGCCGCGCACGAGCTGCGTCGGACGTTCGCGCTCATGGGCCCCACCTACGTCAAGCTCGGGCAGCTGATCGCGTCTTCGCCCGGCGTCTTCCCCGAAACGCTCTCCAACGAATTCCGCACGCTGCTCGACAGGGTGCCACCGGCGTCCTCGCAGCTGATCCGGCAGACCGTGCGCGAGCAGTTAGGCGCCGACCCGGCAACGATTTTCGCGACATTCGACGATCACCCGTTCGCGTCGGCCTCTATCGCGCAGGTTCACCGCGCGACGCTCAAGACCGGCGAGCGTGTGGTGGTGAAGATTCAGCGCCCGAAGATTCGTACCAGGCTCGCCGCCGACGTCCGGATCATCGGGCGGCTCGCGCGTGTGATCGTCAAGACCGACCTGGGCCGGGCCACCAATGCCACGGAGATCGTCGAGGACTTCGAGCAGAACCTCAACGAGGAGCTGGACTTCGCCGCCGAGGGGCACGCGATGGAGCAGTGGATCGCGAGCCTTGCCGACACCGAGTACGGCGATAAGGTGCGCGTTCCCAAGGTCTTCTGGGAGTACACCACCGAGCGGGTGCTCACGATGGAGTATGTCGAGGGCATCAGGATCGACAACATTGCCGAGCTGGCCTCGGCGGGATTCGACGGCGTCGGACTGGTCAAGGCCATCGTCTACTCGCTGTTCGAGACGGGGTTTCACAAGGGGCTCTTCCACGGAGACCTGCACGCCGGCAATCTGTTGGTGGACTCCGATGGCCGGATCGTGTTCCTGGACTTCGGCATCGTGGGGCGTATCGACGAGCGCAGTCGCAAGATTTTTACCGAGATCATGGTCGACCTGTTCGTGAAGAACGACCACGCGGCGGTGAGCCGGGGCATCTACAAGCTTGGCGCCATCGGTGATCGGGGTAAGTCCGTGGATCCGGCGACGGCCGGTAAGACGATTTCCGACTTCACCAATCCCCTGCAACAGTCCAAGCTTTCAGCGATCGAGTACGGGCAGCTCGGCAAGCAGTTGGCAGTGCTGGCCAAGGAATACGACGTTCGGCTTCCCCGGGAGCTGGTGCTGATCTCCAAGCAGCTGCTCTACGTGGAGCGGTACATGAAGCTGCTGGCTCCCGACTGGGCGCTGCTCTCGGATCCGTCGTTCATCGGATACTTCGGGAACATGGTCATCGCGGCCGAGCAGTCACGCATGGAGGATGCCGCGGCACGGGAGTCGGCGGGCGGAAACTGA
- a CDS encoding GNAT family N-acetyltransferase has translation MRAHLHEDLAQYWALAGPLYSADPVVHTFELHVAARLRQTGPDPALTLITFTDRDELVGAAFGTGQGLMCNAIPGPGVGPTVGLLTDRAIRLPSVRGSRGVTEALAKAWTRSTGATVAATTDERLYRLTDLLSPRVPGKPTLVAPGNIESLVPWSIEYAKETFGADKQAAEALLWLAGSYQLGDVYLRWEQAGTPVAMAGVRAPIEGVSRIGPVYTPRQHRGHGYGSAITAAACAWAYRAGAREIVLTTDLANPTSNSIYRKLGFRAVADSVIVEFA, from the coding sequence ATGCGGGCGCATCTTCACGAGGATCTGGCGCAGTACTGGGCCCTGGCCGGGCCGCTGTATTCCGCCGATCCCGTGGTGCACACCTTCGAGCTTCACGTGGCGGCACGGCTTCGACAGACCGGCCCCGATCCGGCGCTGACGCTCATCACGTTCACCGATCGGGACGAGCTGGTGGGCGCCGCATTCGGCACCGGTCAGGGGCTCATGTGCAATGCCATCCCCGGCCCCGGGGTCGGCCCAACCGTCGGCCTGCTGACAGATCGCGCAATTCGGCTGCCCTCGGTACGCGGATCGCGCGGGGTGACCGAGGCCCTGGCTAAAGCCTGGACAAGGTCGACCGGCGCCACCGTCGCGGCCACCACCGACGAGCGGCTCTACCGTCTCACCGATCTGCTCTCGCCACGGGTTCCGGGGAAGCCGACGCTGGTCGCCCCCGGGAACATCGAGTCCCTGGTGCCCTGGAGCATCGAATACGCCAAGGAAACCTTCGGCGCCGATAAGCAGGCCGCCGAGGCACTGCTCTGGCTCGCCGGTTCCTATCAGCTGGGGGACGTCTACCTGCGCTGGGAACAGGCCGGCACCCCCGTTGCGATGGCGGGCGTGCGCGCACCGATCGAGGGCGTCTCGCGAATCGGCCCGGTCTACACGCCGCGACAGCACCGCGGCCACGGCTACGGCAGCGCCATCACCGCTGCCGCCTGTGCCTGGGCGTACCGGGCCGGGGCACGCGAGATCGTCCTCACCACCGACCTGGCCAACCCGACCTCCAACTCGATCTACCGCAAGCTCGGATTCCGGGCCGTCGCCGATTCGGTGATCGTGGAGTTCGCCTGA
- the secA2 gene encoding accessory Sec system translocase SecA2, giving the protein MHVRKSNTASRFTGKFWKLLGATTDKNQSQSLELVDASKKYDEKAKDLTDEQLTKAAKKLDLTEGLESKDIGQFLAIVREAAERTIDERPFDVQLLGALRMLDGDVIEMATGEGKTLTGAITAAGYALGGRSVHVISVNDYLARRDAEWMGPFLERMGLTVGWITEESTADERRKAYACDVTYGSVNEIGFDVLRDQLAIDVDDLVSPSPDVAVVDEADSVLVDEALVPLVLAGTSHREAPSSEVIEAVRELTAGEDYEADNDRRNIFLTDTGAQKLEKRLGNIDLYSEHHVGTTLTEVNVALHAHVLLERDVHYIVRDGAVHLINSSRGRIAALQRWPDGLQAAVEAKEGIETTDTGEVLDTITVQALINRYPRVSGMTGTALAAGEQLRQFYKLGVSPIPPNTPNIREDQPDRVFITEASKNDAIVAHIAEIHATGQPVLVGTHDVAESEALHHRLVRAGVPAVVLNAKNDAEEARVIAEAGALNVVTVSTQMAGRGTDIRLGGSDESDPKRRAAVVEAGGLHVVGTGRHRTERLDNQLRGRAGRQGDPGSSVFFSSWEDEVVVAHLDSAKLPTETDDDGQIVSPKAGGLIDHAQRVAEGAMLDLHANTWRYNQLIAQQRAIISDRRDTLLRTDTARKELQERSPERYDELAEELSEERLERISRQIMLYHLDRGWADHLAYLSDVRESIHLRALGRQNPIDEFHRLAVDAFASLAADAVEAAQQTFDTANLVDEEQGLDLSKLARPTSTWTYMIHDDPRKNDSLSILNLPGVFS; this is encoded by the coding sequence GTGCATGTGCGCAAGTCGAACACCGCCTCACGGTTCACCGGAAAGTTCTGGAAGCTGCTCGGTGCCACCACCGACAAGAACCAGAGCCAGTCGCTGGAGCTCGTCGATGCCTCGAAGAAGTACGACGAGAAGGCCAAGGACCTCACCGACGAACAGCTCACCAAGGCGGCCAAGAAGCTCGACCTCACCGAGGGCCTCGAGTCCAAGGACATCGGCCAATTCCTGGCCATCGTGCGCGAGGCCGCCGAACGCACGATCGACGAGCGGCCCTTCGATGTGCAGCTGCTGGGCGCACTGCGCATGCTCGACGGCGACGTCATCGAGATGGCCACCGGCGAAGGCAAGACCCTGACCGGAGCGATCACGGCCGCCGGCTACGCGCTGGGCGGACGCAGCGTGCACGTCATCTCGGTCAACGACTACCTGGCCCGGCGCGACGCCGAATGGATGGGACCGTTCCTGGAGCGGATGGGTCTGACTGTCGGCTGGATCACCGAGGAGTCCACCGCCGACGAACGTCGTAAGGCCTACGCTTGCGACGTCACCTACGGATCGGTCAACGAGATCGGTTTCGATGTGCTGCGCGACCAGTTGGCGATAGATGTCGACGACCTGGTGTCGCCGAGTCCCGATGTCGCCGTGGTCGACGAGGCCGACTCCGTGCTCGTCGACGAGGCGCTGGTGCCACTGGTGCTGGCCGGAACCAGCCACCGGGAGGCACCCAGTTCGGAGGTCATCGAGGCGGTACGCGAGTTGACCGCCGGCGAGGACTACGAGGCCGACAACGACCGCCGCAACATCTTCCTGACCGACACCGGTGCCCAGAAGCTGGAAAAGCGGCTGGGGAACATCGACCTGTATTCCGAACACCACGTCGGAACCACCCTCACCGAGGTGAACGTCGCACTGCACGCGCACGTGCTCCTGGAGCGCGATGTGCACTACATCGTGCGTGACGGAGCCGTCCACCTCATCAACTCCTCACGCGGGCGCATCGCCGCCCTGCAGCGCTGGCCCGACGGCCTGCAGGCGGCCGTCGAAGCCAAGGAAGGCATCGAAACCACCGACACCGGTGAGGTTCTCGACACCATCACCGTGCAGGCGCTCATCAACCGCTACCCGCGGGTCAGCGGCATGACCGGCACCGCGCTCGCGGCCGGCGAGCAGCTGCGGCAGTTCTACAAGCTGGGGGTCTCACCGATCCCGCCCAACACCCCGAACATTCGCGAGGATCAACCCGACCGCGTCTTCATCACCGAGGCGAGCAAGAACGACGCGATCGTCGCGCATATCGCCGAGATCCACGCCACCGGCCAGCCGGTGCTCGTCGGCACGCACGACGTCGCCGAATCCGAGGCGCTGCATCACCGGTTGGTGCGGGCGGGGGTTCCCGCGGTGGTTCTGAACGCCAAGAACGACGCCGAGGAGGCGCGCGTCATCGCCGAGGCCGGGGCGCTCAACGTGGTGACGGTCTCCACCCAGATGGCCGGCCGCGGTACCGACATCCGGCTGGGCGGGTCCGACGAGTCGGACCCCAAGAGACGAGCCGCCGTGGTCGAGGCCGGTGGGCTGCATGTCGTCGGCACCGGGCGGCACCGCACCGAACGGCTCGACAACCAACTACGCGGGCGCGCCGGACGCCAGGGCGACCCGGGATCCTCGGTGTTCTTCTCCAGCTGGGAGGACGAGGTCGTTGTGGCACACCTGGATTCGGCCAAGCTACCCACCGAAACCGATGACGACGGACAGATCGTCAGCCCCAAGGCCGGCGGCCTGATCGACCACGCCCAGCGCGTCGCCGAGGGCGCGATGCTCGACCTGCATGCCAACACCTGGCGTTACAACCAGCTGATCGCACAGCAGCGCGCCATCATCTCCGATCGTCGTGACACCCTGCTGCGCACCGACACCGCCCGCAAGGAACTGCAGGAACGTTCTCCCGAGCGCTACGACGAGCTGGCCGAGGAACTTTCCGAAGAGCGGCTGGAGCGCATCTCGCGGCAGATCATGCTGTATCACCTCGATCGGGGCTGGGCAGATCACCTGGCGTACCTCTCCGATGTACGAGAGAGCATCCACCTGCGGGCGCTCGGACGACAGAATCCGATCGACGAGTTCCACCGGCTTGCCGTCGACGCGTTCGCATCGCTGGCCGCCGACGCGGTGGAAGCAGCCCAGCAGACCTTCGACACCGCGAATCTGGTTGACGAAGAACAGGGACTGGATCTGTCCAAGCTCGCCCGGCCGACGTCGACGTGGACGTACATGATCCACGACGACCCGCGCAAGAACGACAGCCTCTCGATCCTGAACCTGCCCGGCGTCTTCAGCTGA
- a CDS encoding acyl-CoA dehydrogenase family protein, with amino-acid sequence MLDWSPIDLAVRDAVRQFIDKEVRPHVDALESGEMEPYPIIRKMFATFGIDALAKEALQKQIEKKKAREAALAAGEPPSDSKKSDGGGGAMGLAGGSAGMGFVLTSEISRVCMGLVTGMGVSMGLTVPTIASRGTAAQMERWLPELVTYEKVGAWAITEPDSGSDAFGGMKTYVTRDGEDYILNGQKTFITNGPDADVIVVYAKLDEKDPSVDKRDRKVLTFVLDKGMEGFTQSKPFRKMGIHSSRTGQLFFENVRLSKDRLLGETESNDQGDGRDSARANFSMERIGVAALALGVIEECLRLSLDYAKTRTLWGKEIAQFQLIQLKLAKMEVARLNVRNMLFHAIESLSENKTPSLAEASAIKLYCSEAATDVAMDAVQLFGGNGYMTEYRVEQLARDAKSLMIYAGSNEVQITHIAKGLLAEK; translated from the coding sequence ATGCTCGACTGGTCACCCATTGACCTCGCGGTGCGTGACGCCGTTCGCCAGTTCATCGACAAGGAGGTCCGGCCTCACGTCGATGCACTGGAATCCGGCGAGATGGAGCCGTACCCCATCATCCGGAAGATGTTCGCCACCTTCGGCATCGACGCTCTTGCCAAAGAGGCGCTGCAGAAGCAGATCGAGAAGAAGAAGGCTCGTGAAGCCGCGCTCGCGGCCGGAGAGCCGCCGTCGGATTCCAAGAAATCCGACGGCGGCGGGGGAGCCATGGGCCTGGCCGGCGGCTCGGCCGGCATGGGATTCGTTCTCACCAGCGAAATCTCGCGCGTCTGCATGGGTCTCGTGACAGGTATGGGCGTGAGCATGGGTCTGACCGTGCCGACCATCGCCTCCCGCGGCACCGCCGCGCAAATGGAGCGCTGGCTGCCCGAGTTGGTCACTTACGAGAAGGTGGGCGCCTGGGCCATCACCGAACCCGACTCGGGCTCCGATGCATTCGGCGGCATGAAGACCTACGTGACACGCGACGGTGAGGACTACATCCTCAACGGCCAGAAGACCTTCATCACCAACGGGCCCGACGCCGACGTCATCGTCGTCTACGCCAAGTTGGACGAGAAGGACCCGTCGGTCGACAAGCGGGATCGCAAGGTGCTGACCTTTGTGCTGGACAAGGGTATGGAAGGCTTCACGCAGTCGAAGCCCTTCCGCAAGATGGGGATTCACAGCTCCCGCACCGGCCAGCTGTTCTTCGAGAACGTGCGCCTGAGTAAGGATCGGCTGCTCGGCGAGACCGAGTCCAACGATCAGGGAGACGGCCGCGACAGCGCGCGCGCCAACTTCTCGATGGAACGCATCGGGGTGGCGGCGCTCGCACTCGGAGTCATCGAAGAGTGTCTGCGTCTCTCGCTGGATTACGCCAAGACACGTACCTTGTGGGGCAAGGAAATTGCTCAGTTCCAGCTCATCCAGCTCAAGCTGGCCAAGATGGAAGTGGCGCGACTCAATGTGCGCAACATGCTGTTCCACGCCATCGAGAGCCTGTCGGAGAACAAGACACCGTCGCTGGCGGAGGCTTCTGCCATCAAGCTGTACTGTTCCGAGGCCGCCACCGATGTCGCGATGGACGCCGTGCAGCTCTTCGGCGGCAACGGCTACATGACGGAGTACCGCGTCGAACAGCTGGCACGCGATGCCAAGTCACTCATGATCTACGCCGGCAGCAACGAAGTTCAGATCACCCATATCGCCAAGGGGCTGCTGGCAGAGAAATAG